In Xanthomonas sp. SI, the following are encoded in one genomic region:
- the lpxK gene encoding tetraacyldisaccharide 4'-kinase, producing the protein MSGRGPHTPGYWYGQGTPPLYAQVLTPLYAAAIGLRRALYRRGWRKRYSIAVPVVVVGNLTAGGTGKTPLTIALVRKLQDAGWKPGVATRGYGRSQDQVARWIEAGTTPELGGDEPVLIAHKTGAPVRVDRDRVAAARALLQAGCDIVVCDDGLQHYRLQRDIEIEVVDGQRRYGNGRLLPAGPLREPVARGRECDFRVINLGQASDVGEVQAGFGEWAMRLRIDSAQPLQGGRARALRSFAGQRVHAVAGIAHPQRFFDMLRAHGIGVVPHAFPDHHRYRAADLSFGSELPVLMTEKDAVKCAQLVDDWCFSVPLLAELPAAFWIGLLDRLDKLRGRSGDASE; encoded by the coding sequence ATGAGCGGTCGCGGGCCACACACGCCTGGCTACTGGTATGGCCAGGGCACGCCGCCGCTGTACGCGCAGGTGCTGACCCCGCTGTACGCGGCGGCGATCGGCCTGCGCCGCGCGCTGTACCGGCGCGGCTGGCGCAAGCGCTACAGCATCGCGGTGCCGGTGGTCGTGGTCGGCAACCTCACCGCCGGCGGCACCGGCAAGACCCCGCTGACCATCGCCCTGGTGCGCAAGCTGCAGGACGCCGGCTGGAAGCCGGGCGTGGCCACCCGCGGCTACGGCCGCAGCCAGGACCAGGTCGCGCGCTGGATCGAAGCGGGGACCACGCCGGAACTGGGCGGCGACGAGCCGGTGCTGATCGCGCACAAGACCGGCGCGCCGGTGCGGGTGGACCGCGACCGCGTCGCCGCCGCGCGCGCGCTGCTGCAGGCCGGCTGCGACATCGTGGTTTGCGACGACGGCCTGCAGCATTACCGCCTGCAGCGCGACATCGAGATCGAAGTGGTCGACGGCCAGCGCCGCTACGGCAACGGCCGCCTGCTGCCGGCCGGGCCGCTGCGCGAGCCGGTGGCGCGCGGCCGCGAATGCGATTTCCGGGTCATCAACCTGGGCCAGGCCAGCGACGTCGGTGAGGTCCAGGCCGGTTTCGGCGAATGGGCGATGCGCCTGCGCATCGACAGCGCGCAACCGCTGCAGGGCGGCCGCGCGCGCGCCTTGCGCAGCTTCGCCGGGCAGCGCGTGCACGCCGTCGCCGGCATCGCCCATCCGCAGCGCTTCTTCGACATGCTGCGCGCGCACGGCATCGGCGTGGTGCCGCACGCGTTTCCCGACCATCACCGCTACCGCGCCGCCGACCTGTCGTTCGGCAGCGAACTGCCGGTGCTGATGACCGAGAAAGACGCGGTCAAGTGCGCGCAGTTGGTCGACGACTGGTGTTTCAGCGTGCCGCTGCTGGCGGAGTTGCCGGCCGCATTCTGGATCGGCCTGCTCGACCGGCTGGACAAGCTGCGCGGGCGCAGCGGCGACGCCAGCGAATAG
- a CDS encoding ATP-binding protein codes for MSNSASEPLRVLGFWRDLEVFNIPTAPSARDATDQTKITTLRHGQPLPWRSNDFRPTAEHGYVHVVYLGVVDTEDLSRLLLRAIFPDRDLSERERQRATGNGWLAAFVVDEHGRPKPDSYLAASFAHGVQALRQTNALENVNARLGRARDEFAQRCHRLEEIDDASAPGTASESATALSLTWDELETELQLVRQLLGNNTDETALDWRVVVRSSRVKRRYLSDSLQAATDFLNSFYLDDLDRLIAQAQNGRPFGAALSAYLGSALEQHQRTDILVQHAAMASLVSAAHLPSARWPAPSRHPLVLAQQAAVAQVLHTLGTADGVIGVNGPPGTGKTTLLCDVVADIVTERARRIAALDRPAALFEDKISVAGKSFFPLKASVVAGTSIVVASTNNNAVKNITQELPARKKIADEYGPVDYFAEVMTEIFKAQKVVDDNDQPLQGWGVIAAALGNAGNRRSFAQGFFRDDYVPRVEATEATGEDAESTQEQVEVSAGATPPATLPPSMKQLLEIAANADYRRHQEEWQTAKRGFLQLLSEFEQHREALLSAERAAQALDAERGDLDALQADIDRMTGDIAERAEILSRQQAALSDQRAMLEAHKALFAQRQAAATPNLRDRLSSLFGRQTQRMAALRQALEEPARRLAESAETFAQQAKEVAQSQAELDHRHERLKLLSSKRAKLDQELQRHRQALEAGYALGASHFPDRSLWELQPADLQRASVAVHAELDQLRARVFLQAVELHRLSILANAGKFIANLRAVNGMLMGSLRDKLPIEQRPTLWDAFFFVVPVVSTTLASFDRLFLGMGQDSLGWLLLDEAGQATPQSAAGALWRSRRAVIVGDPLQIEPVFTVPLSLAEDLRQRHGVDRTWSPIDESVQTLADRITPFGSWVAMASDPAAADSPERLWTGMPLRTHRRCDDPMFSVANDIAYAGQMVQGRVDKQGQPKPIAFSCILGESAWLDVRSSQIQHPVCIDEIAHLLACLEQLRQTPARVLSGSPDEPDTQAKVFVISPFRKIAQACRSRIKQAGFSGIECGTVHTFQGKEADIVFFVLGTAPGPQGAGARAWAAGKPNLLNVAITRAKCRLYVLGDVQQWGGLDYFRQLREALPVRRIDATTASTP; via the coding sequence TTGAGTAATTCGGCCAGCGAACCCCTTCGCGTCCTCGGTTTTTGGCGCGATCTGGAAGTCTTCAATATCCCTACCGCGCCTTCGGCCCGGGATGCCACCGATCAGACCAAGATCACAACCCTTCGCCACGGCCAGCCGCTGCCCTGGCGCAGCAACGATTTCAGGCCCACGGCAGAACACGGCTACGTCCATGTGGTCTATCTCGGCGTCGTGGATACCGAGGATCTGTCCCGCCTGCTGTTGCGCGCGATCTTCCCCGACCGCGACCTGAGCGAGCGCGAGCGTCAACGCGCCACCGGCAACGGCTGGCTGGCCGCTTTCGTCGTCGACGAGCACGGCCGTCCCAAGCCTGATAGCTACCTGGCTGCCAGCTTCGCCCACGGCGTGCAGGCATTGCGGCAAACCAACGCGCTGGAGAACGTCAATGCGCGTCTTGGCCGTGCGCGCGACGAGTTCGCCCAGCGCTGCCACCGCCTCGAAGAGATCGACGATGCCTCCGCTCCCGGCACGGCGAGCGAAAGCGCGACAGCCTTGTCGCTGACCTGGGATGAGCTGGAGACCGAGTTGCAGTTGGTGCGCCAGTTGCTCGGTAACAACACCGACGAGACAGCCTTGGATTGGCGGGTGGTTGTGCGCAGCAGCCGGGTCAAACGCCGCTACCTGAGCGACAGCCTGCAGGCCGCCACCGATTTCCTGAATTCGTTCTACCTGGACGACCTCGATCGCCTGATTGCCCAGGCACAGAACGGCCGCCCCTTCGGCGCGGCGTTGAGCGCCTATCTGGGATCTGCGCTTGAGCAGCATCAGCGTACCGACATCCTGGTACAGCATGCCGCAATGGCCAGCCTGGTGAGCGCGGCGCATCTGCCCAGCGCCCGCTGGCCCGCGCCGTCGCGGCACCCCTTGGTACTGGCGCAGCAAGCCGCGGTCGCGCAGGTGTTGCATACGCTCGGAACGGCCGATGGCGTCATCGGCGTCAATGGACCTCCCGGCACCGGCAAGACCACCCTGCTGTGCGATGTGGTCGCCGACATCGTCACCGAACGCGCCCGTCGGATTGCCGCGCTCGATCGCCCTGCGGCCCTGTTCGAGGACAAGATCAGTGTGGCCGGCAAGAGCTTCTTTCCGCTCAAGGCTTCGGTGGTCGCCGGCACCTCCATCGTGGTGGCCAGCACCAACAACAACGCGGTCAAGAACATCACCCAGGAGTTGCCGGCACGCAAGAAAATCGCCGACGAGTACGGCCCTGTCGATTATTTCGCCGAGGTCATGACGGAGATATTCAAGGCGCAGAAGGTCGTGGACGACAACGATCAGCCGCTGCAAGGCTGGGGCGTGATCGCCGCGGCGCTGGGCAACGCCGGTAATCGGCGCTCGTTCGCCCAGGGGTTCTTCCGCGACGACTATGTGCCGCGGGTCGAGGCAACTGAGGCAACCGGCGAAGATGCGGAATCGACGCAGGAGCAAGTTGAGGTATCAGCTGGCGCCACTCCACCCGCCACACTGCCGCCGTCGATGAAGCAGCTGCTCGAGATCGCCGCCAACGCCGACTACCGACGCCATCAGGAAGAATGGCAAACCGCCAAACGCGGTTTCCTGCAACTGCTGTCCGAGTTCGAGCAACACCGCGAGGCGTTGCTGAGCGCAGAGCGAGCGGCCCAGGCGCTGGACGCCGAGCGTGGCGACCTGGACGCCCTCCAGGCCGACATCGATCGCATGACCGGCGACATCGCCGAGCGCGCAGAGATCCTCTCCCGACAGCAGGCAGCGCTGTCGGATCAACGCGCGATGCTGGAGGCCCACAAAGCCCTGTTCGCGCAGCGGCAAGCGGCAGCGACGCCCAACCTGCGCGATCGCCTATCGAGCTTGTTCGGCCGCCAGACGCAGCGGATGGCGGCATTGCGCCAGGCCCTGGAAGAGCCCGCCAGGCGTCTGGCCGAGTCCGCCGAGACCTTTGCGCAGCAAGCCAAGGAGGTCGCCCAAAGCCAGGCAGAGCTGGATCATCGGCACGAGCGCCTGAAGTTGCTGTCCTCCAAGCGCGCCAAGTTGGACCAGGAACTGCAACGGCACAGACAGGCGCTGGAGGCCGGCTACGCGCTGGGCGCCAGCCACTTTCCGGACCGCAGCCTGTGGGAACTGCAGCCCGCCGACCTCCAACGCGCCAGCGTAGCGGTCCATGCGGAGCTTGACCAACTGCGGGCACGCGTCTTCCTGCAAGCGGTGGAATTGCACAGGCTGAGCATTCTGGCCAACGCCGGCAAATTCATCGCCAACCTGCGCGCGGTCAACGGCATGCTGATGGGCTCGCTGCGGGACAAGCTCCCCATCGAACAACGCCCCACGCTGTGGGATGCGTTCTTCTTCGTCGTGCCGGTGGTGTCCACCACCCTCGCCTCCTTCGACCGCTTGTTTCTGGGCATGGGCCAGGACAGCCTGGGCTGGTTGCTGCTGGATGAAGCCGGCCAGGCCACGCCGCAGTCGGCGGCAGGCGCCCTGTGGCGCAGCCGCCGCGCCGTGATCGTGGGCGACCCGCTGCAGATCGAACCCGTCTTCACCGTGCCGCTCAGCCTCGCCGAAGACCTGCGCCAGCGGCATGGCGTCGACCGTACCTGGTCGCCGATCGACGAATCCGTGCAGACGCTGGCCGATCGCATCACCCCTTTCGGCTCATGGGTCGCGATGGCATCCGATCCCGCCGCAGCCGATTCGCCGGAACGCCTGTGGACAGGCATGCCACTGCGCACACATCGGCGCTGCGACGACCCGATGTTTTCCGTTGCCAACGACATCGCCTATGCAGGGCAGATGGTGCAAGGCCGGGTGGACAAGCAGGGGCAACCCAAGCCCATCGCGTTCTCCTGCATTCTGGGCGAGAGCGCCTGGCTGGACGTCCGATCCAGTCAGATCCAACACCCGGTCTGCATCGACGAAATCGCTCACCTGCTCGCGTGCCTGGAGCAATTGCGGCAGACGCCGGCACGCGTGCTGTCGGGATCGCCGGATGAGCCGGACACGCAGGCCAAGGTGTTCGTCATTTCGCCCTTCCGCAAGATCGCCCAGGCCTGCAGGAGCCGCATCAAGCAGGCCGGCTTCAGCGGCATCGAATGCGGCACCGTGCATACGTTCCAGGGAAAAGAAGCGGATATCGTGTTCTTCGTCCTCGGCACCGCGCCGGGCCCGCAGGGTGCAGGCGCGCGTGCTTGGGCCGCAGGCAAGCCGAACCTGTTGAACGTGGCGATCACGCGCGCCAAGTGCCGCCTGTATGTGCTGGGCGATGTGCAGCAATGGGGTGGCCTGGACTATTTCCGGCAATTGCGCGAAGCGCTGCCGGTGCGGCGTATCGACGCGACGACAGCATCGACGCCGTAG
- a CDS encoding TonB-dependent siderophore receptor, giving the protein MNLPAQSTWSAAQPTRVPVRRQALCLALAALLAPLAASAAAAEAASAADAAADAASAPKLLDKLDVVAQRADGYTAPASATGTGLLLSPLETPQSVSTISREQMDDFGLDSANAVLALATGVNVEKIETDRTYYTARGFDILNFQVDGLGLPFTNGGAEGDLDTAMYERVEVLRGANGLLSSTGNPSATIDFVRKRPTDELQASAGVTVGSWDTRRVDADLSSRLNASGSVRGRFVAVGQDGDSYLDRYALKKQSFYGIVEADLGDSTRLSVGASYQKNDSTGGMWGALPLFYSDGSATDYARSTSTSADWSYWTTQDKRAFVELQQALGADWQLKAALNYRKLDNDSQLFYVYGTPERGTGLGLYAYPSQYGSEETQKYADVYASGPFALGGRTHELVVGVKWGRVQADQLSWYGNDIGTALPALEGWNGDYPKPSFDAYSDSADFDITRRSAYATARWNLSDALKLITGVNHTRIESRGQNYGVQHVYDDSKTTPFVGAVYNFDPNYALYASYAEIFNPQTELDRNLQVLDPITGSNAELGIKGQWLQQRVNASFALFRAKQDNTAETNLYIGNVQTYKAVDATSTGYEFDLAGRLGDHWQLNAGYTQLSLKDDAGRNVRTYVPRRSFKLATTYTVPQWEALKLGATLTWQGDIYRDQQALDTSGNEIFTRQGSYALLGLMAHYDFTPQFSATLNVYNVTDRKYINSLYWAQGYYGAPRNTSLSLNYRF; this is encoded by the coding sequence ATGAACCTTCCCGCCCAGTCCACGTGGTCCGCCGCCCAGCCGACCCGCGTCCCCGTTCGCCGCCAGGCGCTGTGCCTGGCGCTGGCCGCCCTGCTCGCACCGCTGGCGGCCAGCGCCGCCGCCGCGGAAGCGGCATCGGCCGCCGATGCGGCAGCCGATGCCGCCAGCGCGCCGAAGCTGCTGGACAAGCTCGACGTGGTCGCGCAGCGTGCCGACGGCTACACCGCGCCGGCCAGCGCGACCGGCACCGGCCTGCTGCTGAGCCCGCTGGAAACGCCGCAGTCGGTGAGCACGATCAGCCGCGAGCAGATGGACGATTTCGGCCTGGACAGCGCCAATGCGGTGCTCGCGCTGGCCACTGGGGTCAACGTCGAGAAGATCGAGACCGACCGCACCTACTACACCGCGCGCGGCTTCGACATCCTCAATTTCCAGGTCGACGGACTGGGCCTGCCGTTCACCAACGGCGGCGCCGAAGGCGACCTGGATACGGCGATGTACGAGCGCGTGGAGGTGCTGCGCGGCGCCAACGGCCTGCTGTCCTCGACCGGCAACCCGTCGGCGACGATCGACTTCGTGCGCAAGCGCCCCACCGACGAACTGCAGGCCAGCGCCGGCGTGACCGTGGGCAGCTGGGACACGCGCCGCGTCGACGCCGACCTGTCCAGCCGCCTCAACGCCAGCGGCAGCGTGCGCGGGCGCTTCGTCGCCGTCGGCCAGGACGGCGACAGCTACCTGGACCGCTATGCGCTGAAGAAGCAGAGCTTCTACGGCATCGTCGAAGCCGACCTCGGCGACAGCACCCGCCTCAGCGTGGGCGCCAGCTACCAGAAGAACGATTCAACCGGCGGCATGTGGGGCGCGCTGCCGCTGTTCTACAGCGACGGCAGCGCCACCGACTACGCCCGCTCCACCAGCACTTCGGCCGACTGGTCGTACTGGACCACGCAGGACAAACGCGCGTTCGTGGAACTGCAGCAGGCGCTGGGCGCGGACTGGCAGCTCAAGGCCGCATTGAACTACCGCAAGCTCGACAACGACAGCCAGCTGTTCTACGTCTATGGCACCCCGGAGCGCGGCACCGGCCTGGGCTTGTACGCCTACCCGTCGCAGTACGGCAGCGAAGAGACGCAGAAGTACGCCGACGTCTACGCGAGCGGCCCGTTCGCGCTCGGCGGCCGTACACACGAGCTGGTCGTCGGCGTGAAATGGGGCCGCGTGCAGGCCGATCAGCTGTCGTGGTACGGCAACGACATCGGCACCGCGCTGCCGGCGCTGGAAGGCTGGAACGGCGACTATCCCAAGCCGAGCTTCGACGCCTATTCCGACAGCGCCGACTTCGACATCACCCGCCGCAGCGCCTACGCCACCGCGCGCTGGAACCTGAGCGACGCGCTGAAGCTGATCACCGGCGTCAACCACACCCGGATCGAGAGCCGCGGCCAGAACTACGGCGTGCAGCACGTCTACGACGACAGCAAGACCACCCCGTTCGTCGGCGCGGTCTACAACTTCGACCCGAACTACGCGCTGTACGCCAGCTATGCGGAGATCTTCAATCCGCAGACCGAGCTGGACCGCAACCTGCAGGTGCTGGACCCGATCACCGGCAGCAACGCCGAACTGGGCATCAAGGGCCAGTGGCTGCAGCAGCGGGTCAACGCCTCGTTCGCGCTGTTCCGCGCCAAGCAGGACAACACCGCCGAAACCAACCTCTACATCGGCAACGTGCAGACCTACAAGGCGGTGGACGCGACCTCCACCGGTTACGAGTTCGACCTCGCCGGCCGGCTCGGCGACCACTGGCAGCTCAACGCCGGCTACACCCAGCTGAGCCTCAAGGACGATGCGGGCCGCAACGTGCGCACCTACGTACCGCGTCGCAGCTTCAAGCTCGCCACCACCTACACCGTTCCACAGTGGGAGGCGCTGAAACTGGGCGCGACGCTGACCTGGCAGGGCGATATCTACCGCGACCAACAGGCGCTGGACACCAGCGGCAACGAGATCTTCACCCGCCAGGGCAGCTATGCGCTGCTCGGGCTGATGGCGCACTACGACTTCACCCCGCAATTCAGCGCCACGCTCAACGTCTACAACGTCACCGACCGCAAGTACATCAACAGCCTGTACTGGGCACAGGGCTACTACGGCGCGCCGCGTAACACCTCGCTGTCGCTGAACTACAGATTCTGA
- the pgsA gene encoding CDP-diacylglycerol--glycerol-3-phosphate 3-phosphatidyltransferase: MKLTIPTWLTLLRIVMIPVLVLVFYLPYTWTNFASAAIFGLAAFTDWLDGWVARRYHQYSAFGAFLDPVADKLMVAVALFLIVQGHPTPWMAFWAAVIVGREIAVSALREWMAEIGQRAKVRVAMIGKVKTTAQMVALLCLLYSVMPDGSPPESVWMGLFIFHIGDWTLAIASILTLLSGIQYLHAAWPSLRADERAAVADKNAKKIEGNG; this comes from the coding sequence ATGAAGTTGACCATCCCCACCTGGCTGACGCTGCTGCGCATCGTGATGATTCCGGTGCTGGTGCTGGTGTTCTACCTTCCCTACACGTGGACGAACTTCGCCTCGGCGGCGATCTTCGGCCTGGCCGCGTTCACCGACTGGCTGGACGGCTGGGTGGCGCGACGCTACCACCAGTATTCCGCGTTCGGCGCGTTCCTGGATCCGGTGGCCGACAAACTGATGGTGGCGGTGGCGCTGTTCTTGATCGTGCAGGGCCACCCGACGCCGTGGATGGCGTTCTGGGCGGCGGTGATCGTCGGCCGCGAGATCGCGGTGTCGGCGCTGCGCGAATGGATGGCCGAGATCGGCCAGCGCGCCAAGGTGCGGGTGGCGATGATCGGCAAGGTCAAGACCACCGCGCAGATGGTGGCGCTGCTGTGCCTGCTGTATTCGGTGATGCCCGACGGCTCGCCGCCGGAGAGCGTGTGGATGGGCTTGTTCATCTTCCACATCGGCGACTGGACCCTGGCGATCGCCTCGATCCTGACCCTGCTGTCCGGCATCCAGTACCTGCATGCGGCCTGGCCGAGCCTGCGCGCCGACGAGCGCGCCGCGGTCGCGGACAAGAATGCGAAAAAAATCGAAGGCAATGGTTGA
- a CDS encoding low molecular weight protein-tyrosine-phosphatase, whose translation MKLLLVCLGNICRSPMAEGALRHHLERSPLAGQVQVDSAGTGDWHSGEPPDRRAIACARGHGVDIAGLRARQLRTADFAAFDWILCADAANLRDVRQRAPAAALERVALWLPWAGLDGRREIPDPYTGGSDHFEEVWRLVDEAAAGSVARLSADGGSGIIGR comes from the coding sequence ATGAAGCTGCTGCTGGTCTGCCTGGGCAATATCTGCCGCTCGCCGATGGCCGAAGGCGCGCTGCGCCACCATCTCGAGCGCTCGCCGCTGGCCGGCCAGGTGCAGGTGGATTCGGCCGGGACCGGCGACTGGCACAGCGGCGAGCCGCCGGACCGGCGCGCCATCGCCTGCGCCCGCGGCCATGGCGTGGACATCGCCGGGCTGCGCGCGCGGCAACTGCGCACGGCCGACTTCGCCGCCTTCGACTGGATCCTGTGCGCCGATGCGGCCAACCTGCGCGACGTGCGCCAGCGCGCGCCGGCCGCCGCGCTGGAGCGGGTGGCGCTGTGGTTGCCGTGGGCGGGCCTGGACGGGCGCCGCGAGATTCCCGACCCGTACACCGGCGGCAGCGACCACTTCGAGGAGGTCTGGCGCCTGGTAGACGAAGCCGCCGCCGGCAGCGTGGCGCGACTGTCCGCCGACGGCGGCTCCGGCATAATCGGCCGATGA
- the uvrC gene encoding excinuclease ABC subunit UvrC encodes MTASALPPFDGKAFAANLSTAPGVYRMYAADDTLLYVGKAGALRKRVSSYFSASPKNARTMAMLAQVARMDVTVTRSEGEALLLENQLIKSLAPRYNVSLRDDKSYPYVLLTREEWPRIALHRGPRALPGRYFGPYPGVTAVRETMNLMHKLFKLRSCEDSVFRNRSRPCLQYQIGRCSAPCVALVPADDYAESVRRATMFLDGRSDQLGEELVQAMQAASEQLEFERAARLRDLLGSLRSMQSRQYVDGRAADLDVLACAMQGANACVLLLAFRDGRNLGTRAFFPKTNGEDSAAEVLAAFVSQYYAEHAPPREVLLDREIADAELIEAALSSAAERKVQLRWNVRGERAGYLELASRNAQATLVTELTSRNAQHARSEALREMLGLAEPVRRAECFDISHTMGEATVASCVVFDASGPVRSQYRRYNISGIEPGDDYAAMRQAIERRFRRAAEGDKADVVLPDVLLIDGGAGQLAQANAALADLGVEGILVIGVAKGAERRAGHETLVMPDGRELRPGAASPALQFIQQVRDEAHRFAITGHRGRRQKARMTSKLEDIPGIGPRRRASLLKHFGGLAGLKAAGEAEIARVEGINDALAARIYANLHGLPVPDPAGE; translated from the coding sequence ATGACCGCATCCGCACTGCCCCCGTTCGACGGCAAGGCCTTCGCCGCCAACCTCAGTACCGCGCCCGGCGTCTACCGCATGTACGCGGCCGACGACACCTTGCTCTACGTCGGCAAGGCCGGCGCGTTGCGCAAGCGCGTGTCCAGCTATTTCAGCGCCTCGCCGAAGAACGCGCGGACCATGGCGATGCTGGCGCAGGTCGCGCGCATGGACGTGACCGTCACCCGCAGCGAAGGCGAGGCGCTGCTGCTGGAAAACCAGCTGATCAAGTCGCTGGCGCCGCGCTACAACGTGTCGTTGCGCGACGACAAGAGCTATCCCTACGTGCTGCTGACCCGCGAGGAATGGCCGCGGATCGCGCTGCACCGCGGCCCGCGCGCGCTGCCCGGGCGCTACTTCGGCCCGTATCCCGGCGTCACCGCGGTGCGCGAGACGATGAACCTGATGCACAAGCTGTTCAAGCTGCGCAGCTGCGAGGACAGCGTGTTCCGCAACCGCTCGCGGCCGTGCCTGCAGTACCAGATCGGCCGCTGTAGTGCGCCGTGCGTGGCGTTGGTCCCGGCCGACGACTACGCCGAATCGGTGCGCCGCGCGACGATGTTCCTGGACGGGCGCAGCGACCAGCTCGGCGAGGAACTGGTGCAGGCGATGCAGGCCGCCAGCGAACAGCTGGAATTCGAACGCGCCGCGCGCCTGCGCGACCTGCTCGGCTCGCTGCGCAGCATGCAGAGCCGGCAGTACGTGGACGGCCGCGCCGCCGACCTGGACGTGCTCGCCTGCGCGATGCAGGGCGCCAACGCCTGCGTGCTGCTGCTGGCGTTCCGCGACGGGCGCAATCTCGGCACCCGCGCGTTCTTCCCCAAGACCAACGGCGAGGACAGCGCCGCCGAGGTGCTGGCCGCGTTCGTGTCGCAGTACTACGCCGAGCACGCGCCGCCGCGCGAAGTGTTGCTGGATCGCGAGATCGCCGATGCCGAGCTGATCGAAGCGGCGCTGAGTTCGGCCGCCGAGCGCAAGGTGCAATTGCGCTGGAACGTGCGCGGCGAGCGCGCCGGCTACCTGGAACTGGCCAGCCGCAACGCGCAGGCCACGCTGGTCACCGAACTGACCAGCCGCAACGCGCAGCACGCGCGCAGCGAGGCCTTGCGCGAGATGCTGGGACTGGCCGAGCCGGTCCGGCGCGCGGAGTGTTTCGACATCAGCCACACCATGGGCGAGGCCACCGTGGCCTCGTGCGTGGTGTTCGACGCCAGCGGCCCGGTGCGCAGCCAGTACCGGCGCTACAACATCAGCGGCATCGAGCCGGGCGACGACTACGCGGCGATGCGCCAGGCGATCGAACGCCGTTTCCGCCGCGCCGCGGAGGGCGACAAGGCCGACGTGGTGCTGCCCGACGTGCTGCTGATCGACGGCGGCGCCGGCCAGCTGGCGCAGGCCAACGCCGCGCTCGCCGACCTGGGCGTGGAGGGCATCCTGGTGATCGGCGTGGCCAAGGGCGCCGAGCGCCGCGCCGGGCACGAGACGCTGGTGATGCCGGACGGGCGCGAACTGCGCCCCGGCGCGGCGTCGCCGGCATTGCAGTTCATTCAGCAGGTGCGTGACGAGGCGCACCGTTTCGCCATCACCGGCCACCGCGGGCGGCGCCAGAAAGCGCGCATGACCAGCAAGCTGGAGGACATTCCCGGCATCGGTCCGCGCCGCCGCGCCAGCCTGTTGAAGCATTTCGGCGGACTGGCCGGACTCAAGGCCGCCGGCGAAGCGGAGATCGCGCGCGTGGAAGGCATCAACGACGCGCTCGCTGCGCGAATCTACGCTAACCTGCACGGGCTGCCGGTGCCCGATCCGGCAGGCGAGTAG
- the kdsB gene encoding 3-deoxy-manno-octulosonate cytidylyltransferase yields the protein MPPPFVVAIPARYAASRLPGKPLRMLGGEPLVRHVARCALGAGAQQVWVAADDPRIAAAVADLDGVHVALTSAAHASGTDRLAECADIAGWDDATLVVNLQGDEPFAPAAGIVAVAQALADSGAEMATLGTPVESADSLFDPNVVKLVRSAQGDALYFSRAPIPWHRDAFAASRELLPPGPWLRHIGIYAYRAGFLRRFAAMPPGGLEQVEALEQLRVLEAGFRIAVALSPEPFPPGVDTPEDLARAEAHLQALA from the coding sequence ATGCCGCCGCCGTTCGTGGTCGCCATTCCGGCGCGCTATGCCGCCTCGCGCCTGCCCGGCAAGCCATTGCGCATGCTCGGCGGCGAGCCGTTGGTGCGGCACGTGGCGCGGTGTGCGCTCGGCGCCGGCGCGCAGCAGGTCTGGGTGGCCGCGGACGATCCGCGCATCGCCGCGGCGGTGGCCGATCTTGACGGGGTGCACGTCGCCCTGACCTCGGCGGCGCACGCCTCCGGCACCGATCGCCTGGCCGAATGCGCCGACATCGCCGGCTGGGACGACGCCACCCTGGTGGTCAATCTGCAGGGCGACGAACCGTTCGCGCCCGCCGCCGGCATCGTCGCCGTGGCCCAGGCGCTGGCCGACAGCGGCGCCGAGATGGCCACGCTGGGCACGCCGGTCGAGTCGGCCGACAGCCTGTTCGACCCGAACGTGGTCAAGCTGGTGCGCAGCGCGCAGGGCGATGCGCTGTATTTCAGCCGCGCGCCGATCCCGTGGCACCGCGACGCGTTCGCCGCCTCGCGCGAACTGCTGCCGCCGGGTCCTTGGCTGCGCCATATCGGCATCTACGCCTATCGCGCCGGGTTCCTGCGCCGTTTCGCGGCGATGCCGCCGGGCGGGCTGGAGCAAGTGGAGGCGCTGGAGCAACTGAGGGTGCTGGAGGCAGGCTTCCGCATCGCGGTGGCGCTGTCGCCTGAGCCGTTCCCGCCGGGGGTGGACACGCCCGAGGACCTGGCCCGCGCCGAGGCGCACCTGCAGGCCCTGGCATGA